A part of Diprion similis isolate iyDipSimi1 chromosome 12, iyDipSimi1.1, whole genome shotgun sequence genomic DNA contains:
- the LOC124413010 gene encoding late histone H2B.L4-like produces the protein MPSRREGVAQGGSGNGQKRKNRRKDTSYNYFIHKVLKELHNGTGISRKAMEIMNSFMNDMFGRIATEASRLTKYNGKPTMTSRDVQTAARLLLPGDLGKYALMEGAKAVTKFNVSKNGCAA, from the exons ATGCCATCGAGACGGGAAGGCGTTGCCCAGGGTGGTTCCGGAAACGGGCAGAAGCGGAAGAACAGGCGAAAGGACACCAGTTACAATTACTTTATCCACAAG GTGCTAAAGGAGCTTCACAACGGCACCGGGATCTCGAGGAAGGCGATGGAGATCATGAACAGCTTCATGAACGACATGTTCGGCCGCATAGCTACCGAAGCCTCTCGCCTGACGAAGTACAACGGAAAACCGACGATGACTTCGAGGGACGTTCAAACTGCAGCCAGACTCCTGTTGCCCGGAGATTTGGGAAAATACGCCCTTATGGAGGGCGCAAAAGCTGTCACCAAGTTCAACGTCTCCAAGAACGGATGCGCCGCTTAG